The proteins below are encoded in one region of Papilio machaon chromosome 27, ilPapMach1.1, whole genome shotgun sequence:
- the LOC106707953 gene encoding rRNA 2'-O-methyltransferase fibrillarin, producing MGKPEFNSPRGGGRGGGGFRGGRGGGGGRGGFGGRGGGGGGGGKFEKRGGGGGRGFGGRGGGGRGRGGGGRGRGGGGGFKGGKQVIIEPHRHPGVFIARGKEDALVTKNLVPGSEVYGEKRISVENEGEKIEYRVWNPFRSKLAAAIMGGVDAIHMPPGSRVLYLGAASGTTVSHVSDVVGPEGLVYAVEFSHRSGRDLINVAKKRTNIIPIIEDARHPLKYRMLVGMVDTIFADVAQPDQARIVSLNAQHFLKNGGHFVISIKASCIDSTAQPEAVFAAEVKKLQADKLKPQEQLTLEPYERDHAVVVGVFRPPPKKS from the exons GGGGGCGGCGGTTTCAGAGGAGGCCGTGGTGGAGGCGGAGGTCGTGGGGGTTTCGGCGGCCGTGGCGGAGGCGGAGGAGGAGGTGGCAAATTTGAGAAACGCGGCGGAGGTGGAGGAAGAGGTTTTGGAGGTCGAGGAGGAGGAG GCCGAGGACGAGGAGGTGGAGGTAGGGGTAGAGGAGGTGGAGGTGGATTTAAAGGAGGAAAACAAGTTATTATTGAACCACACAG ACATCCAGGTGTTTTCATAGCAAGAGGTAAAGAAGATGCATTAGTAACAAAGAACTTAGTGCCAGGATCTGAGGTTTACGGAGAAAAGAGGATATCTGTTGAG AATGAAGGTGAGAAGATTGAATACAGAGTATGGAATCCGTTCAGATCGAAGTTGGCTGCAGCTATCATGGGAGGAGTTGACGCTATCCATATGCCTCCGGGATCCAGGGTTTTATATCTTGGTGCGGCTAGCGGGACTACAGTCAGTCATGTATCAGATGTAGTCGGACct GAAGGTTTAGTGTACGCGGTGGAGTTCTCGCACAGATCAGGTCGAGATCTCATCAACGTTGCCAAGAAAAGAACTAATATCATTCCTATCATTGAAGATGCGAGACATCCACTCAAATACag AATGCTTGTTGGTATGGTGGATACAATATTTGCTGATGTAGCGCAGCCGGACCAAGCTCGTATAGTTAGTCTGAACGCTCAGCACTTTCTAAAGAATGGAGGACATTTTGTTATATCTATTAAG GCTTCCTGTATAGACTCAACCGCACAACCTGAAGCAGTATTTGCGGctgaagttaaaaaattacaagcaGACAAATTGAAACCTCAAGAACAATTAACATTAGAACCTTATGAAAGAGATCACgctgttgttgttggagttttTAGACCACCGCCTAAGAaatcatag